From Lycium ferocissimum isolate CSIRO_LF1 chromosome 12, AGI_CSIRO_Lferr_CH_V1, whole genome shotgun sequence, one genomic window encodes:
- the LOC132041063 gene encoding pectate lyase 1, giving the protein MTNNIGPDVVKYKVTDNSDDPLNPKPGTLRYAMTHIKGKIWVTFERDMKIRLQKPLLVSSFTTIDGRGVNVNIADGACLMLQRVTNVIIHGLRIHHCKAQTASTVLGPDRKIVNVGPVDGDAIRMLTSSKIWIDHNTLFESEDGLIDVTRGSTDITISNNWFRTQDKVMLLGHDDGFLRDKNMKVTVAFNYFGPNCNQRMPRVRHGYAHVVNNKYKGWGNYAIGGSMNPSIKSQANYFFAPTGGKKEITWTKEGAVGEVIGNFQSVEDVFANGASFVGSGSGREAVKPNYTPEQAFQVEDGNKVKDLTRNAGALKCSSSSTC; this is encoded by the exons atgactaataataTTGGACCCGATGTCGTTAAATACAAGGTTACAGATAATAGTGACGACCCCTTAAACCCTAAACCCGGAACCCTAAGATATGCGATGACGCATATTAAAGGAAAGATTTGGGTAACGTTTGAAAGAGACATGAAAATTAGGCTCCAAAAACCCCTTTTAGTTAGCAGCTTTACCACCATTGATGGCCGTGGAGTTAATGTTAACATTGCTGATGGTGCTTGTCTAATGCTCCAAAGG GTGACAAATGTGATTATTCATGGACTAAGAATCCACCATTGCAAGGCACAAACAGCATCAACAGTCTTGGGACCTGACAGAAAAATTGTAAATGTTGGTCCAGTTGATGGAGATGCAATTAGAATGTTGACTTCTTCCAAGATTTGGATTGATCACAACACCCTTTTTGAGAGTGAAGATGGTTTGATTGATGTCACTCGTGGTTCTACAGATATTACTATTTCCAACAATTGGTTTAGGACACAAGACAAGGTTATGTTGTTAGGTCATGATGATGGATTCCTTCGAGACAAGAACATGAAAGTTACTGTGGCATTCAACTATTTTGGTCCTAATTGCAACCAGAGAATGCCAAG GGTTCGTCATGGATATGCCCATGTAGTTAACAATAAATACAAGGGATGGGGTAACTATGCAATAGGAGGAAGCATGAACCCAAGCATAAAGAGCCAGGCCAATTATTTCTTTGCACCAACAGGAGGAAAGAAAGAG ATTACATGGACAAAGGAGGGTGCAGTTGGTGAAGTGATAGGGAATTTCCAGTCAGTTGAAGATGTATTTGCGAACGGAGCGTCTTTCGTTGGATCGGGTTCTGGTCGTGAGGCTGTGAAGCCAAACTATACGCCGGAGCAAGCTTTTCAGGTTGAAGATGGAAATAAAGTCAAGGACTTGACAAGAAATGCAGGTGCTTTAAAATGTTCTAGCTCTTCTACCTGCTGA